In one window of Pseudomonas benzenivorans DNA:
- the etfA gene encoding electron transfer flavoprotein subunit alpha — protein sequence MSDIIRRDPRAEWIARNRLHPLHAAMQVAQTSWMGPNGVIRKNPHAIGFIGPNGIKRIDRSGAQQGGGQKRTAAAAAVQLPLHLVEQPAFYIAVVPDMVGGRLSAHDKDLLGLAHKLAADGGAVLAVVFGEHKESAFDTAGVDRLLQIDGEAFDGYAPEQRVLALSAVESQLAPRHWLLPDSRTGGGELGRRLAAKLGERPATRVWQVADGQCIGRAGAGQQDLARKAPRLILAAAECAEPVGDTRHEVRPLALESQIAHSLPRIEDLGAVAVDPALIPMAEAEFILSGGNGVKDWQQFHQAAQILGATEGASRVAVDDGFMPRDRQVGATGTWVTARVYLAVGISGAIQHLQGIGACDKVVAVNMDPGCDMIKRADLSVIGDSAQILQALMDKVSAYRQGGARDAA from the coding sequence ATGAGCGACATTATCCGCCGCGATCCCCGCGCCGAATGGATCGCCCGCAACCGCCTGCACCCGCTGCACGCGGCCATGCAGGTGGCGCAGACCAGCTGGATGGGACCCAACGGCGTCATCCGCAAAAATCCGCATGCCATTGGCTTTATCGGCCCCAACGGCATCAAGCGCATCGACCGCTCCGGCGCCCAGCAGGGCGGCGGCCAGAAGCGCACGGCGGCCGCGGCCGCCGTGCAGCTGCCGTTGCACCTGGTCGAGCAGCCGGCGTTCTACATCGCCGTGGTCCCGGACATGGTCGGCGGCCGCCTGTCGGCCCACGACAAGGACCTGCTCGGCCTGGCCCACAAGCTGGCCGCCGACGGCGGTGCGGTGCTGGCCGTGGTGTTCGGCGAGCATAAGGAGAGCGCCTTCGACACCGCCGGCGTCGACCGCCTGCTGCAGATCGACGGCGAGGCCTTCGACGGCTACGCCCCGGAACAGCGCGTGCTGGCCCTCAGCGCCGTGGAAAGCCAGCTGGCGCCGCGCCACTGGCTGCTGCCCGACAGCCGCACCGGTGGCGGCGAGCTGGGTCGGCGCCTGGCCGCCAAGCTCGGCGAGCGTCCGGCCACGCGGGTCTGGCAGGTTGCCGACGGCCAGTGCATCGGCCGCGCCGGTGCCGGCCAGCAGGACCTGGCCCGCAAGGCCCCGCGGCTGATCCTGGCCGCCGCCGAATGTGCCGAGCCGGTCGGCGACACCCGCCACGAGGTGCGCCCGCTGGCGCTGGAAAGCCAGATCGCCCACAGCCTGCCGCGCATCGAGGACCTCGGCGCGGTGGCCGTGGACCCGGCCCTGATCCCCATGGCCGAGGCCGAGTTCATCCTCTCCGGCGGCAACGGGGTCAAGGACTGGCAGCAGTTCCACCAGGCCGCCCAGATCCTCGGCGCCACCGAGGGCGCCTCGCGGGTGGCGGTGGACGACGGCTTCATGCCGCGCGACCGCCAGGTCGGCGCCACCGGCACCTGGGTCACCGCACGGGTCTACCTGGCGGTCGGCATCTCCGGCGCCATCCAGCACCTGCAGGGCATCGGCGCCTGCGACAAGGTGGTGGCGGTGAACATGGACCCGGGCTGCGACATGATCAAGCGTGCCGACCTGTCGGTGATCGGCGACTCGGCGCAGATTCTCCAGGCACTGATGGACAAGGTCAGCGCCTATCGCCAGGGAGGTGCCCGTGATGCGGCCTGA
- the gbdR gene encoding choline metabolism transcriptional regulator GbdR — MSQSTPGAQPQNRVPQSIGFLLLDNFTLISLASAVEPLRMANQLSGNELYRWYTLTQSGLPVSASDGLQITPDAGLDNAPALDTVIVCGGVDIQHSVTREHLHWLQVQARHGRQLGGVCTGSWALAKAGLLDGFDCSVHWEFLAAMQEAFPRAAITTRLFSIDRSRYTSSGGTAPMDMMLHLIGREHGRELAAAISEMFIYERIRNEQDHQRVPLKHMLGTNQPKLQEIVALMEANLEEPIDLDELACYVDVSRRQLERLFQKYLHCSPSRYYLKLRLIRARQLLKQTSMSIIEVASVCGFVSTPHFSKCYREYFGIPPRDERAGQTSTSVVGLVPMPEDLLRPSTSTSTAMTALSRAQGESTFASVKLYPHRQQ, encoded by the coding sequence ATGTCGCAGTCCACTCCAGGGGCCCAGCCCCAGAACCGTGTTCCGCAGTCCATTGGCTTCTTGTTGCTGGACAACTTCACCCTGATTTCCCTGGCTTCGGCCGTGGAACCTCTGCGCATGGCCAACCAGCTCTCCGGCAATGAGCTGTATCGTTGGTACACCCTGACCCAGAGCGGCCTGCCGGTGAGCGCCAGCGATGGCCTGCAGATCACCCCCGATGCCGGCCTGGACAATGCGCCGGCCCTGGATACGGTGATCGTCTGCGGCGGCGTCGACATCCAGCACAGCGTCACGCGCGAGCACCTGCACTGGCTGCAGGTCCAGGCCCGCCATGGCCGTCAGCTGGGCGGCGTGTGCACCGGCAGCTGGGCGCTGGCCAAGGCCGGCCTGCTCGACGGCTTCGACTGCAGCGTGCACTGGGAATTCCTCGCGGCGATGCAGGAGGCCTTCCCCCGGGCGGCCATCACCACCCGCCTGTTCTCCATCGACCGCAGCCGCTACACCTCCTCCGGCGGCACCGCGCCGATGGACATGATGTTGCACCTGATCGGCCGCGAGCATGGTCGCGAGTTGGCGGCGGCGATCTCCGAGATGTTCATCTACGAGCGTATCCGCAACGAGCAGGATCATCAGCGCGTGCCGCTCAAGCACATGCTCGGCACCAACCAGCCGAAGTTGCAGGAAATCGTCGCGCTGATGGAGGCCAATCTGGAGGAGCCGATCGACCTCGACGAGCTGGCCTGTTACGTCGACGTATCGCGCCGCCAGCTCGAGCGCCTGTTCCAGAAGTACCTGCACTGCTCGCCGTCGCGCTACTACCTCAAATTGCGCCTGATCCGCGCGCGCCAGCTGCTCAAGCAGACCTCGATGTCGATCATCGAGGTGGCCTCGGTGTGCGGCTTCGTCTCCACCCCGCACTTCTCCAAGTGCTACCGCGAGTACTTCGGCATTCCGCCGCGCGATGAGCGCGCGGGGCAGACCTCCACCAGCGTGGTGGGCCTGGTGCCGATGCCGGAAGACCTGCTGCGGCCGTCCACCTCCACGTCCACGGCGATGACCGCGTTGAGCCGCGCCCAGGGCGAGTCGACCTTCGCCAGCGTCAAGCTCTATCCACATCGCCAGCAGTGA
- the etfB gene encoding electron transfer flavoprotein subunit beta: MTDLNIITLVSVGAHPTSGRARRAEQDSRAVELGLRLAGDKLQVLHAGDPQEEALRAYLGMGLAEMAVLEQPKQADALPALTRYLQEAGAQLVLTGSQAETGEGSGMLPFLLAERLGWPLVVGLAEVEKVENGVAQVLQALPRGQRRRLRVRLPFLASVDNAAPTARQSAFGPARRGQLRAEDVAVVEDKLLAEAQLQPARPRPKRLKVIKAKTGAERMKAATAKASGGGGQVLKDVSPQEGAEAIFKLLIEEGVLR, encoded by the coding sequence ATGACTGACTTGAACATCATCACCCTGGTCTCGGTCGGCGCCCACCCGACCTCCGGCCGCGCCCGGCGCGCCGAACAGGATTCGCGCGCCGTCGAACTGGGCCTGCGCCTGGCCGGCGACAAGCTGCAGGTGCTGCACGCCGGCGATCCCCAGGAAGAGGCCCTGCGCGCCTACCTGGGCATGGGCCTGGCGGAGATGGCGGTACTCGAGCAACCCAAGCAGGCCGACGCCCTGCCGGCACTGACCCGCTACCTGCAGGAGGCCGGCGCCCAGCTGGTGCTGACCGGCAGCCAGGCGGAAACCGGCGAAGGTTCGGGCATGCTGCCCTTCCTCCTGGCCGAGCGCCTGGGCTGGCCCTTGGTGGTCGGCCTGGCCGAGGTGGAGAAGGTGGAGAACGGCGTGGCCCAGGTGCTGCAGGCCCTGCCCCGCGGCCAGCGCCGCCGCCTGCGGGTACGCCTGCCGTTCCTCGCCAGCGTCGACAATGCCGCGCCGACTGCTCGCCAGAGTGCCTTCGGCCCGGCTCGCCGCGGCCAACTGCGTGCCGAAGACGTGGCCGTGGTCGAGGATAAGCTGCTGGCCGAGGCCCAGCTGCAACCGGCCCGTCCGCGCCCCAAGCGCCTCAAGGTGATCAAGGCCAAGACCGGTGCCGAGCGGATGAAGGCGGCCACCGCCAAGGCCTCCGGCGGCGGCGGTCAGGTGCTCAAAGATGTCTCGCCACAGGAAGGCGCCGAGGCTATCTTCAAGCTACTGATCGAAGAGGGTGTGCTGCGCTAG